The bacterium genome includes the window AGAATCCGGCCGTTGCCCGCCCAGGCTACTCCTCCCCAGCGCCGAGGTCAAAGGCCTGCCCATGAATTCCACCCGCCAGCAGCTCGAACTCGAGGCGCGCATTCCCGAGATCATCGGCGCCACGCACCCCGTGCCCCTGCTCGACGGCCGCCTGGTCGACGGCATCTACTTCGACAACGCCGCCTCCACCAAGCCCTTCGCCGAGGTGAGCGCCTTCCTCAAGTCGATCGAGCCCTACTACTCCAACATCCACCGCGGGACGGGCTTCGACTCCATCTACTGCACGCACCTCTACGAGGAGGCGCGGGCGATCATCCTCGACTTCGTGGGCGGCGCGCCGGGCAAGCAGATCGTGATCCCCGTGCGCAACACGACCGAGGGCCTCAACCTGCTCGCAATGACGATGGACCTGGACCGCGAGCGCGACGTGGTGATCACGAGCATCCTCGAGCACCACAGCAACGACCTGCCCTGGCGCGGCAAGGCGAAGGTCGAGTACCTGCCCGCCGACGGCGAGGGTCAGCTCGACCTCGACTACCTCGAGAGCCGCCTGAAGGCCCACGCGGGCGCGGTGAAGCTGGTCTCGGTGACCGGGGCGAGCAACGTCGTCGGCACGGTGACGCCCATCCACGCCATCGCCGCGCTCGCCCACGCCTACGGCGCCAAGGTTTGCGTCGACGCCGCGCAGCTCCTGCCCCACCGCGCCGTCGACATGCGGCCCGAGGGCGACCCGGGGCACCTCGACTTCCTCGTCTTCAGCGCGCACAAGCTGAACTCGCCCTACGGCGAGGGCGCGGTGATCGGCGACTACAGCCACTTCCAAGCCGCGGCGCCCTATCTCCAGGGCGGCGGCACGGTCTACTCGGTGAGCCTCGACCACGTGATCTGGGCCGATCCCCCGGACAAGCAGGAGGCGGGCACGCCGAACATCTTCGGCATGCTGGCGATGGCCAAGGCCCTGCAGATCATGCAGCGCTTCGGCATGGACAATCTCGTCGCGCACGAGCAGGCGCTGACGCGGCGCATGCTCGCGGGCATCCGCGAGATCCCGCGCGTGGCCGTCTACGGCAAGACCGATCCCGAGGATCTCGAGGACCGCCTGGGCGTCGTCAGCTTCACGGTGGCCGGCATCCACCACGCGGAGGTGGCCGCCATCCTCAGCTACGAGGGCGGCATCTGCGTGCGCAACGGCTGCTTCTGCGCCCACCCCTTGATCAAGCACCTGCTGAGCGTGACTCCCGAGCAGGAGGCGACCTTCGAGGCCGCCATTCGCGCCGGGGACCGCAGCGACGTGCCCGGCGCTGTGCGCGCGAGCATCGGCCTGCACAACCGGCTCTGGGAGGTCGAGCATCTGCTCGCCATGCTGCGGCTCATCGCCGAGGAGCGCTGGCAGGGCGACTACGTCCTCGACAGCGCCACCGGCGAATTCCACCCCCGCGGCTTCCGATTCGACTTCGGGAACCTGCCGGGTTTCTAGGCGCCTCCGGCCTTGGCACGACCGCCGGATCGTGCAGCCCAGCCTCGGCGCAATTCCAGCTCGAAGTGGATTCAATGCCGGAATTAGATGCTTGCCTGTAACAGCGTGGTTACAGGTATGGATTCTCTTGCCGTAGGTGCATTGTAGCAGGATTCGCGAACCGCTATACTCGTCCTCGCTCGTTCTTGCGCGCGGAGGAGAGTTCCCCCGTGCGCGACGGACTCGGGTTTCGATGACCGGGGGGTCGACATGTCCAGCACCAAGCGGTGCCTTCGCGTCCTGCTGCCGCTTCTGCTCCTCCTCGCCGGCAGCGTCCAGGCCGCAACCTGGAATGTGCCCGGCGACTTCGCTACGATCCAGGCCGCCATCAACGGCGCGGCCGCCGGGGATCTCATCATCGTGGCGGCGGGGCACTACGAAGAGCAGCTCCACGTCACCACGAACAACCTGTCGATCGTCGGCGCGGGGATCGGGCAGACCTTCATCGACTCGCCGGCCAGCCTCGCCCTCTCCTACACGACGAGCGAGCCGAACTACCCGATCGTCTTCGTCGACGGCTGTGGCGGATTCCAGCTGAGCAACTGCACCGTCGACGGTCTCGGTCG containing:
- a CDS encoding aminotransferase class V-fold PLP-dependent enzyme — encoded protein: MRRASCSMLSPSNPGFPWLESGRCPPRLLLPSAEVKGLPMNSTRQQLELEARIPEIIGATHPVPLLDGRLVDGIYFDNAASTKPFAEVSAFLKSIEPYYSNIHRGTGFDSIYCTHLYEEARAIILDFVGGAPGKQIVIPVRNTTEGLNLLAMTMDLDRERDVVITSILEHHSNDLPWRGKAKVEYLPADGEGQLDLDYLESRLKAHAGAVKLVSVTGASNVVGTVTPIHAIAALAHAYGAKVCVDAAQLLPHRAVDMRPEGDPGHLDFLVFSAHKLNSPYGEGAVIGDYSHFQAAAPYLQGGGTVYSVSLDHVIWADPPDKQEAGTPNIFGMLAMAKALQIMQRFGMDNLVAHEQALTRRMLAGIREIPRVAVYGKTDPEDLEDRLGVVSFTVAGIHHAEVAAILSYEGGICVRNGCFCAHPLIKHLLSVTPEQEATFEAAIRAGDRSDVPGAVRASIGLHNRLWEVEHLLAMLRLIAEERWQGDYVLDSATGEFHPRGFRFDFGNLPGF